Proteins encoded by one window of Glycine soja cultivar W05 chromosome 15, ASM419377v2, whole genome shotgun sequence:
- the LOC114385909 gene encoding uncharacterized protein LOC114385909, translating to MAGYISLLQCWIYEHFLSVHRCVIDTYAEASPRACRWLTGKAQMTGIKGAPYRARIDALTVTNIIVYIRLERVVRQFGYIQTIPPPPVRDSLTGTDIDDRWVHFSDHLVPTGELYVVPGQVAPDYMEWFFQILYPFVTPTEEIAEPRPAPPPPPHDDDFVEPPIPEVLVVSDLPKHSVVDCTGCVRIVEHLEQVINLRMVTEGTDLYDIMDLCLRIARVDKSTVCTFFLFVTPYKPF from the exons ATGGCCGGTTACATTTCACTACTTCAG TGCTGGATTTACGAGCACTTTCTGTCGGTCCATCGATGTGTCATTGATACTTATGCTGAGGCTAGCCCACGTGCCTGTAGGTGGCTTACGGGTAAGGCCCAGATGACAGGGATTAAGGGAGCCCCGTACCGAGCACGTATTGATGCCCTGACAGTGACCAAC ATCATCGTCTACATTCGACTAGAGAGGGTGGTTCGGCAGTTTGGGTACATTCAGACCATTCCTCCACCGCCGGTTCGTGATTCATTGACAGGTACTGATATAGACGACCGGTGGGTACACTTTTCAGATCATCTGGTGCCTACAGGGGAGCTCTATGTAGTTCCTGGGCAGGTGGCCCCAGactacatggagtggttttttCAGATTTTGTACCCTTTTGTGACGCCGACGGAGGAGATTGCTGAGCCGAGACCTGCGCCTCCCCCTCCCCCTCATGATGATGACTTCGTCGAGCCACCTATCCCCGAGGTTCTAGTCGTGTCGGATCTCCCTAAGCATTCTGTG GTTGATTGCACAGGATGTGTAAGGATTGTTGAGCATTTGGAGCAGGTCATCAATCTCAGGATGGTCACTGAAGGGACTGACTTATATGATATCATGGATCTTTGTCTGAGGATAGCTAGAG TGGATAAAAGTACTGTTTGCaccttttttctctttgtaaCTCCTTATAAACCTTTTTGA
- the LOC114385908 gene encoding protein MAIN-LIKE 2-like, whose translation MDKSEERSSAPVASVHFLPAEEPSSAAIRGRTFFHEPTTSARRQRVPVPEDVTQRVEDVPQLPGDVPHVSDGWPEMTGVADGVETDRVASDGSLGAPADHEGFPGGPRYPFVLIGFADHVAHSIWSGQELPDLKLVSHGRKVDKFGRPAAEIEGMIAATGLDPLIRCSVITTDPGLIFAFVERWHRETSSFHLPVGELMITLDDVSSLLHIPITSALHSFESLVTSDVVALLTELLKVNPDEAIAETRQAGGPHVRLSWLRDMYQSRCQAR comes from the exons ATGGACAAGTCGGAAGAACGTTCTTCCGCGCCTGTTGCATCGGTCCATTTCCTTCccgcggaagaaccttcttccgctgCCATCcgtggaagaaccttcttccacga GCCCACTACCTCAGCACGTAGGCAACGGGTTCCTGTGCCTGAGGACGTTACCCAGAGAGTCGAGGATGTTCCTCAATTGCCTGGGGATGTACCTCATGTGTCTGATGGTTGGCCAGAGATGACAGGCGTCGCCGATGGTGTTGAGACAGATCGAGTGGCTAGTGATGGGAGCTTAGGGGCACCTGCTGATCATGAGGGGTTCCCCGGTGGGCCACGCTACCCATTTGTTTTGATAGGATTTGCTGATCATGTGGCACACAGCATATGGAGTGGACAG GAACTACCCGATCTCAAGTTGGTCTCCCATGGTAGGAAAGTAGATAAATTTGGGAGACCGGCTGCTGAGATCGAAGGTATGATTGCGGCCACCGGATTGGATCCACTGATCAGGTGTTCTGTAATCACCACTGATCCTGGACTTATATTCGCCTTTGTTGAGAGGTGGCATAGGGAGACGAGTAGCTTCCACCTCCCAGTAGGAGAGCTGATGATCACTCTAGACGACGTTTCGTCACTCCTGCACATTCCAATTACTAGCGCgctgcattcattcgagtcgtTGGTTACATCTGACGTAGTGGCCCTGTTGACGGAGCTACTTAAGGTCAACCCAGACGAGGCTATAGCTGAGACACGTCAGGCAGGTGGGCCTCATGTTCGGTTGTCCTGGCTTCGGGACATGTACCAGAGTAGGTGCCAGGCCAGGTAG